One segment of Gordonia terrae DNA contains the following:
- a CDS encoding BTAD domain-containing putative transcriptional regulator: MLASDPQLAIRVLGPLSVTAADGSPITMTARKHAELLAILTAERTACSPERVTELLWRGRPPASAVSTLHGYVSRLRRTLGPTAVVRIDTVPAGYVLRCDGAVTDLDLLDKLGQEGLQLIRTDPRAGAEVLCRALELWRGDPVPEIADIPDIAPELVRLEEMRAELTETAADALRTVGEHRRSVALLTPLCRRHPYREGAARTLAHALHDDGRTVDALDVLRLLRQGLRDDLGLDPHPDTVALEVDLLDPSPVVMRTSPAAARPSPARTTRELFGRTAEHAVLEQVWNASTGRPAGAVVVGPSGIGKTALVEHLVSRHGATARRFIGRPGPPGPMFGGLEELFGESPVSGPTTSIPAGRIVTDLTAHIWSDVAAFGRSVLLVDDAQWLDTDSARVLGRVLAGIGQAPIAVLVTSRDPDAEPVRILRSTLDRHGPVADLRLRELGTDDIRALIDQRLGDFGETEHLDAETLVARSFGNPALAQQLCVAAAAGGSWDRNQPVRSMISTRFDDLSDAARALVTIAAVAGGELPDDVVTEVADALGRGVGDEARRSGLLADLIPLRSEFRGTVDVASIAVATQACIRAAHRALSASADHRALDLARCGLSLPGLDPSSTVELHRIAGEAALRVGEFDSAAASLESAAAPSRAARDWRSLADTALLSTPRGVAGYWSGYGVVQADDAALAREALTHGDALAPEVSARLHASEAARLTVLGLPGADDHLGAARVVHGGGAVDFEIALADFLVRWVPDRLADRRKIARELYELSAGDIQKRLTALHLQRVCALEAGDLRLARRLSTEFTRLAGRGGGTDAETMQLWWQVMIALLRGDHETSTRLTERFAATVGELSDRARLLAESSMATSASIAAWHRGDLASALPPFDALAEEVDEDFALVIALGAAESGDLDRALDLATELTADAGGWTGSRVVARVPLLIETLYAISCDPRHRDAAREICGRIEPFTADWSSGLLVQWPGLVCLGPVTLYRGTARQIVGMDGSADLREAIRVARDTGARPYLRRAEHRLGDG; this comes from the coding sequence GTGTTGGCTTCCGATCCACAACTGGCGATCCGGGTCCTGGGCCCTTTGTCGGTGACGGCCGCCGACGGGTCGCCGATCACGATGACGGCCCGCAAACACGCCGAATTGCTGGCCATCCTCACCGCCGAACGCACGGCGTGCTCCCCCGAGCGGGTGACCGAACTGCTGTGGCGCGGTCGTCCACCGGCATCGGCGGTGAGCACGTTGCACGGTTACGTCTCACGATTGCGCCGGACGCTCGGACCCACCGCTGTCGTGCGCATCGACACCGTGCCCGCGGGATACGTGTTGCGCTGCGACGGAGCGGTCACCGACCTCGACCTGCTGGACAAACTCGGACAAGAAGGACTGCAGCTGATCCGGACCGACCCTCGGGCCGGCGCAGAGGTGTTGTGCCGAGCCCTGGAACTCTGGCGCGGCGATCCGGTTCCGGAGATCGCCGACATCCCCGACATCGCACCCGAACTCGTCCGACTCGAGGAGATGCGGGCCGAACTCACCGAGACCGCCGCCGACGCGCTGCGCACCGTGGGCGAGCACCGTCGTTCGGTGGCGCTGCTGACGCCGCTGTGCCGACGCCATCCCTACCGCGAGGGCGCCGCGCGGACACTTGCCCACGCACTGCACGACGACGGACGCACTGTCGACGCCCTCGACGTGCTGCGCCTGCTCCGGCAGGGCCTGCGCGACGACCTGGGTCTCGATCCACACCCCGATACCGTCGCCCTCGAAGTCGATCTGCTCGACCCGTCGCCCGTGGTCATGCGGACCTCCCCTGCCGCCGCGCGACCGTCGCCGGCCCGGACGACACGCGAACTGTTCGGCCGCACCGCGGAACACGCTGTCCTCGAACAGGTCTGGAACGCCAGTACGGGTCGTCCCGCGGGTGCGGTCGTGGTCGGGCCGTCGGGCATCGGGAAGACCGCGCTCGTGGAACACCTCGTCTCCCGACACGGTGCGACCGCGCGCCGCTTCATCGGCCGCCCCGGGCCGCCCGGACCGATGTTCGGCGGACTCGAGGAACTGTTCGGCGAGTCACCCGTATCCGGCCCGACGACGTCCATCCCGGCCGGGCGAATCGTCACCGACCTCACCGCCCACATCTGGTCTGACGTCGCCGCTTTCGGGCGATCGGTGCTGCTCGTCGACGACGCCCAATGGCTCGACACCGACTCCGCGCGTGTGCTGGGCCGGGTGCTGGCAGGCATCGGACAGGCACCGATAGCGGTACTGGTCACCTCCCGCGACCCGGACGCCGAGCCCGTCCGAATCCTCCGGTCAACGCTGGATCGGCACGGCCCGGTCGCCGACCTGCGTCTGCGCGAGCTCGGCACCGACGACATCCGCGCCCTCATCGATCAGCGCCTCGGCGACTTCGGCGAGACCGAACACCTCGACGCCGAGACGCTGGTCGCCCGCTCGTTCGGCAATCCCGCTCTGGCGCAACAGTTGTGCGTTGCAGCGGCGGCCGGTGGATCGTGGGATCGGAACCAACCGGTCCGATCGATGATCTCGACACGCTTCGACGACCTGTCCGACGCCGCGCGTGCACTCGTCACCATCGCTGCGGTGGCCGGAGGTGAACTCCCCGACGACGTGGTCACCGAGGTGGCCGATGCTCTCGGTCGGGGCGTGGGCGACGAGGCGCGGCGCAGCGGCCTGCTGGCCGACCTCATTCCTCTGAGAAGCGAGTTCCGGGGCACCGTCGACGTGGCATCGATCGCCGTTGCCACTCAGGCGTGTATCCGGGCGGCTCATCGCGCATTGTCCGCGTCGGCGGACCATCGCGCGCTCGACCTGGCCCGTTGCGGGCTCTCCCTTCCCGGGCTGGACCCGTCGTCGACCGTCGAGCTGCACCGGATCGCCGGTGAGGCCGCCCTCCGTGTCGGCGAGTTCGATTCCGCGGCTGCTTCTCTCGAATCGGCCGCAGCTCCGAGTCGGGCTGCGCGGGACTGGCGCTCCCTCGCCGACACCGCGCTGCTGTCGACCCCCCGAGGGGTCGCGGGTTACTGGTCCGGTTATGGCGTCGTGCAGGCCGACGACGCCGCGCTGGCCCGTGAGGCGCTGACACACGGCGACGCGTTGGCCCCAGAGGTGTCGGCGCGCCTGCACGCGTCGGAGGCAGCCCGGTTGACGGTCCTCGGCTTGCCGGGCGCCGACGATCACCTCGGGGCCGCACGGGTCGTCCACGGCGGCGGCGCCGTGGATTTCGAGATCGCGCTCGCCGACTTCCTCGTCCGGTGGGTTCCCGACCGGTTGGCGGATCGGCGCAAGATCGCGCGGGAGCTGTACGAACTGTCGGCGGGCGACATCCAGAAGCGCCTCACCGCACTCCACCTACAACGTGTGTGTGCGCTGGAGGCAGGTGACCTCCGTCTGGCGCGGCGGCTGTCGACCGAGTTCACCCGACTCGCTGGACGAGGTGGCGGCACCGACGCGGAGACCATGCAGTTGTGGTGGCAGGTCATGATCGCGCTCCTGCGCGGCGATCATGAGACCAGCACGAGGCTGACCGAACGGTTCGCGGCGACGGTCGGCGAACTGTCGGACCGTGCAAGGCTTCTCGCCGAGTCCTCGATGGCGACCAGCGCCTCGATCGCGGCGTGGCATCGAGGCGACCTCGCCTCGGCGCTGCCGCCGTTCGACGCGCTCGCGGAAGAGGTCGACGAGGACTTCGCCCTCGTCATCGCTCTCGGCGCCGCCGAGAGCGGCGACCTCGACCGCGCCCTCGACCTGGCGACCGAGCTCACCGCGGACGCCGGTGGGTGGACGGGTTCGCGGGTGGTCGCCCGGGTTCCGCTGTTGATCGAGACGCTGTACGCGATCTCGTGCGATCCCCGTCACCGCGATGCCGCGCGCGAGATCTGCGGACGCATCGAGCCGTTCACCGCGGACTGGTCGTCGGGCCTTCTGGTGCAGTGGCCTGGACTCGTGTGCCTGGGTCCGGTGACGCTCTATCGAGGAACAGCACGCCAGATCGTCGGGATGGATGGCTCGGCCGATCTGCGGGAGGCCATACGGGTCGCGCGCGACACCGGCGCCCGTCCCTACCTGCGGCGCGCCGAGCATCGACTCGGCGACGGCTGA
- a CDS encoding adenylate/guanylate cyclase domain-containing protein, translated as MGRPRRTRRGASWMRLRRRTAGFLWGVSTVPSPRGWARIGPTMRSKIALHATVTAMTAVIASNAVIGVETFLLVQLAFNGGQLTFDETLGAPNFPVVVGAIVVGILTNLLLGMLAVRPQLRWFISCQPADHARRRAVQRIPIVQLGVTVVSWSAAALFYVFIAEELTTATVAGVAVAFALAGMSSACLTYLFAERAARPLAVVVLEDFPTNHVMNGVRVRMLAVWAVSSAVPMVGLLTVNAGRWTGLLPDVYGAVDWTTVILCLVGLASGARVIALVGQAITDPLTEMRRAVHRVDHGDYKARVPVYDSSELGVLQHGFNQMVEGLAERDRMREIFARHVGDTVADLAISDGVGMHGTNKRVGVLFVDIVGSTGLAQQRSPDDTAALLNAFFSIVADVVDQHSGFVNKFEGDAALAVFGAPVEIDDPAGAALGAARDLADRLASSLDIRWGIGVSYGEAFAGNIGAERRYEYTVIGDPVNECARLSDMAKTGRIPALASGAAVESAGEEAEEWKLLGTRIMRGRSEPTAFYAPIQLVERLGSSTNLIAELLRPARRIVGANPLRLTTFFGG; from the coding sequence ATGGGACGACCACGCCGGACCCGTCGTGGTGCGTCGTGGATGCGTCTGCGCCGACGCACCGCGGGTTTTCTGTGGGGCGTGTCGACGGTCCCGAGTCCGCGCGGATGGGCCCGGATCGGGCCGACGATGCGCAGCAAGATCGCTCTTCACGCCACCGTCACTGCGATGACGGCCGTGATCGCCAGCAATGCGGTGATCGGCGTCGAGACCTTCCTGCTCGTCCAACTCGCCTTCAACGGCGGACAACTGACCTTCGACGAGACGCTGGGTGCGCCGAATTTCCCGGTCGTCGTAGGGGCGATCGTCGTCGGTATCCTCACCAACCTGCTGCTCGGAATGCTCGCGGTCCGGCCTCAACTGCGCTGGTTCATCAGCTGCCAACCCGCCGACCATGCCCGACGACGCGCAGTGCAGCGGATACCGATCGTGCAGCTCGGGGTCACGGTCGTCTCCTGGAGTGCGGCAGCCCTGTTCTACGTGTTCATCGCCGAGGAACTGACGACCGCGACCGTCGCGGGCGTCGCGGTGGCCTTCGCGCTGGCCGGTATGTCGAGCGCTTGTCTCACCTACCTGTTCGCCGAGCGCGCCGCCCGGCCCCTGGCTGTCGTCGTTCTCGAGGATTTCCCGACGAATCACGTGATGAACGGTGTGCGGGTACGGATGCTGGCCGTGTGGGCCGTGAGCTCGGCGGTGCCGATGGTCGGTCTGCTGACCGTCAACGCAGGCCGGTGGACCGGTCTGTTGCCCGACGTCTACGGTGCCGTCGACTGGACGACGGTGATCCTGTGCCTGGTGGGTCTCGCATCGGGAGCCCGTGTCATCGCGCTTGTCGGACAAGCGATCACCGACCCGTTGACCGAGATGCGCCGCGCGGTTCACCGCGTCGACCACGGGGACTACAAGGCACGCGTGCCCGTCTACGACTCATCGGAACTCGGCGTGCTGCAACACGGTTTCAACCAGATGGTCGAAGGGCTCGCCGAACGTGACCGCATGCGTGAGATCTTCGCGCGACACGTCGGCGACACCGTGGCCGATCTCGCGATCTCCGACGGGGTCGGCATGCACGGCACCAACAAACGAGTCGGCGTCCTCTTCGTCGACATCGTCGGATCGACCGGACTGGCGCAGCAACGCAGTCCCGATGACACCGCCGCGCTGCTCAATGCGTTCTTCAGCATCGTCGCCGACGTCGTCGACCAGCACTCCGGCTTCGTCAACAAATTCGAGGGCGACGCCGCGCTCGCCGTCTTCGGCGCACCCGTCGAGATCGACGACCCGGCCGGCGCCGCGTTGGGAGCGGCCCGCGATCTCGCCGACCGCCTGGCCAGCAGCCTCGACATCCGTTGGGGGATAGGCGTTTCCTACGGCGAGGCGTTCGCGGGCAACATCGGCGCCGAACGGCGCTACGAGTACACCGTCATCGGCGACCCGGTGAACGAGTGCGCCCGGTTGTCCGACATGGCCAAGACCGGGCGGATCCCGGCGCTGGCGAGCGGGGCGGCCGTCGAGTCGGCAGGCGAGGAAGCCGAGGAATGGAAGCTTCTCGGTACTCGGATCATGCGCGGACGCTCGGAGCCAACCGCCTTCTACGCGCCGATCCAGCTCGTCGAGCGGCTCGGATCGTCGACCAATCTGATCGCGGAACTGTTGCGGCCTGCCCGGCGGATCGTCGGCGCGAATCCGTTGCGGCTGACGACATTCTTCGGCGGGTAG
- a CDS encoding oxidoreductase — protein sequence MSGWTNSDVPDQAGRTFVVTGANSGLGYQTAKVLVRAGADVVLACRNTAKADAVASELGPKATVAKLDLADLESVRSFAAGITGADVLINNAGLMAVPFRRTADGFEMQIGTNHLGHFALTALLLPKITERVVTVSSTMHQIGDIQLDDLNWEQRRYRRWRAYGDSKMANLMFGKELAARLAAAGSSKKSLIAHPGYASTELQGRSENFSDFFAKLGNKLPIAQPAADGALPQLYAATVPDAESGTFFGPTQMFGMRGAPGRSGYKKAADKAEFRAALWEESERLTGEKFDVGAAG from the coding sequence ATGAGTGGTTGGACGAATTCAGATGTGCCGGACCAGGCGGGCCGGACGTTCGTGGTGACCGGCGCCAACAGCGGTCTCGGCTATCAGACCGCCAAGGTCCTGGTCCGCGCCGGCGCCGACGTGGTCCTCGCGTGCCGGAACACCGCGAAAGCCGACGCCGTGGCGTCGGAGCTGGGGCCGAAGGCGACCGTCGCCAAACTGGACCTCGCCGACCTCGAATCGGTGCGCAGCTTTGCCGCCGGGATCACCGGCGCCGACGTCCTCATCAACAACGCGGGGCTGATGGCGGTGCCGTTCCGGCGCACCGCCGACGGGTTCGAGATGCAGATCGGCACCAATCATCTCGGGCACTTCGCCCTGACCGCGCTGCTGCTGCCGAAGATCACCGAGCGCGTGGTGACCGTGTCCTCGACGATGCACCAGATCGGCGACATCCAACTCGACGACCTGAACTGGGAGCAGCGCCGCTACCGCCGGTGGCGGGCCTACGGCGACTCGAAGATGGCCAACCTGATGTTCGGCAAGGAACTCGCCGCGCGGCTGGCCGCGGCCGGGTCGTCGAAGAAGTCGTTGATCGCCCATCCCGGTTATGCGTCAACGGAATTGCAGGGCAGGAGTGAGAACTTCTCCGACTTCTTCGCGAAGCTGGGCAACAAGCTGCCGATCGCCCAGCCGGCGGCCGACGGTGCACTGCCACAGCTGTACGCGGCGACCGTGCCGGACGCGGAGTCCGGGACGTTCTTCGGGCCCACCCAGATGTTCGGCATGCGCGGTGCGCCCGGTCGGAGCGGTTACAAGAAGGCCGCCGACAAGGCGGAGTTCCGAGCGGCGCTCTGGGAAGAATCCGAGCGCCTGACGGGTGAGAAGTTCGACGTCGGCGCCGCGGGCTGA
- a CDS encoding flavin-containing monooxygenase: MTEPSPTLPQQNTLPRRVDVLVVGVGFGGLAALHRLRTDHPQLQTLAIERGDGAGGVWRENDYPGAACDVPTSLYSLSFAPNPDWSNTYGRRHEIHQYLRSVAADFADQIRYNCALTSAHWDGAAQEWIVVTTDGEIRCRYLVAAPGALSEPGLPPVAGADEFTGTVFHSAQWDHSHDLRGRRVAIVGTGASAIQIVPEIVDEVGHLTVFQRTPAWVVPRLDRTIGSLERALYRRVPGVHRLVRRMVWTYREAYVLMMARNPKLLPIAKTIALAQLRIQVRDGDLRRRLTPDYTIGCKRMLLTNKWFPALQRDNATVTGAITRLTARGAVDDQGREHEVDTVVFATGFTPTEPPIASAITGRDGRTLAQAWAGSPRAYRGVEIHGFPNLFFLYGPNTNLGHSSIVLMLEPQAYYMSKALSELSRSGRSTFEVTDTAQDRYNADLDPELERTVWNSGGCSSWYLDSTGRNSVMWPKFTSDFRRMMSSFDPADHRFDAAIPPAAATDATEPDTERTVAP, translated from the coding sequence ATGACTGAACCCAGTCCGACTCTCCCGCAGCAGAACACGCTGCCCCGGCGCGTGGACGTCCTCGTCGTCGGCGTCGGGTTCGGCGGTCTCGCCGCCCTGCATCGTCTTCGCACGGATCATCCGCAGCTGCAGACGCTGGCCATCGAACGTGGCGACGGCGCGGGTGGGGTCTGGCGCGAGAACGACTACCCGGGCGCGGCCTGCGACGTCCCGACGTCGCTGTACTCCCTGTCCTTCGCCCCCAACCCGGACTGGTCCAACACCTACGGTCGCCGCCACGAGATCCACCAGTATCTGCGTTCGGTCGCAGCCGATTTCGCCGACCAGATCCGTTACAACTGTGCACTCACATCGGCTCACTGGGACGGCGCGGCGCAGGAATGGATCGTGGTCACAACGGATGGCGAGATCCGCTGCCGCTACCTGGTCGCGGCGCCGGGAGCGCTGTCCGAGCCGGGTCTGCCACCGGTCGCCGGCGCCGATGAGTTCACCGGCACCGTGTTCCACTCCGCTCAGTGGGACCACTCCCACGACCTCCGCGGACGTCGCGTCGCGATCGTCGGCACCGGCGCGTCGGCGATCCAGATCGTGCCCGAGATCGTTGACGAGGTCGGACATCTCACGGTCTTCCAGCGCACTCCCGCTTGGGTCGTGCCGCGTCTGGACCGCACCATCGGCTCCCTCGAACGCGCACTCTATCGCCGCGTCCCCGGTGTCCACCGGCTCGTCCGGCGGATGGTGTGGACCTATCGCGAGGCCTACGTCCTGATGATGGCCCGCAACCCCAAACTGCTCCCGATCGCCAAGACCATCGCGCTGGCGCAGCTGCGGATCCAGGTCCGTGACGGCGACCTGCGCCGTCGGCTCACCCCCGACTACACCATCGGTTGCAAGCGGATGCTGTTGACCAACAAATGGTTCCCCGCATTGCAGCGCGACAATGCAACGGTGACCGGCGCGATCACCCGCCTCACCGCACGCGGCGCCGTCGACGACCAGGGCCGCGAACACGAGGTCGACACGGTCGTGTTCGCGACCGGGTTCACACCCACCGAACCGCCGATCGCGTCGGCGATCACCGGACGCGACGGGCGCACCCTGGCCCAGGCGTGGGCGGGATCGCCGCGCGCCTACCGCGGCGTCGAGATCCACGGCTTCCCCAACCTGTTCTTCCTGTACGGCCCCAACACCAATCTGGGTCACAGCTCGATCGTGCTCATGCTGGAACCGCAGGCGTACTACATGAGCAAGGCACTCTCCGAGCTGTCCCGCAGCGGCCGTTCGACCTTCGAGGTCACCGACACCGCCCAGGACCGGTACAACGCCGACCTCGATCCCGAACTCGAACGCACCGTATGGAATTCGGGCGGATGCTCGAGCTGGTATCTCGACTCCACCGGACGAAACTCGGTGATGTGGCCGAAGTTCACGAGCGACTTCCGCCGGATGATGTCGTCGTTCGACCCGGCCGATCACCGATTCGACGCCGCGATCCCACCCGCGGCCGCCACCGACGCAACCGAACCCGACACCGAGAGGACCGTCGCACCGTGA
- a CDS encoding NUDIX hydrolase: protein MTTLDRAVAAARVDAFDRRTADVPDARAASVVLAVAEKDGRQGIWLSKRPATMRRHAAQFALPGGRLDPGEDHVTAGLRELDEELGIQLPPSSVLGALDDYPTRSGFVITPIVCWAEEYQEPTPNPDEVALLFFVTFEELLVEPRFLTIPQSDLPVIQLPIVGSLVHAPTAAVIYQFAEVVLRDRHTRVDGFEQPVFAWK from the coding sequence GTGACTACTCTCGATCGGGCCGTGGCCGCCGCGCGCGTCGACGCCTTTGACCGGCGCACCGCCGACGTCCCGGACGCCCGCGCCGCCTCGGTCGTCCTCGCCGTCGCCGAGAAGGACGGACGCCAGGGCATCTGGCTGTCCAAACGCCCGGCAACCATGCGCCGCCACGCCGCGCAGTTCGCCCTGCCGGGCGGTCGGCTGGACCCCGGTGAGGACCATGTCACGGCCGGTCTGCGTGAACTCGACGAGGAGCTCGGCATCCAGTTGCCCCCGAGTTCGGTGCTCGGTGCGCTCGACGACTACCCGACTCGCTCAGGGTTCGTGATCACCCCGATCGTCTGCTGGGCCGAGGAGTACCAGGAACCGACGCCCAATCCCGACGAGGTGGCCCTGCTGTTCTTCGTCACCTTCGAGGAACTGCTCGTCGAACCGCGATTCCTCACGATTCCACAGTCGGATCTGCCGGTCATCCAGCTGCCCATCGTCGGCTCCCTCGTCCACGCGCCGACGGCTGCGGTCATCTACCAGTTCGCCGAGGTGGTCCTGCGGGACCGACACACCCGGGTCGACGGCTTCGAGCAGCCGGTGTTCGCCTGGAAGTGA
- a CDS encoding GMC family oxidoreductase N-terminal domain-containing protein codes for MSSTPDHYDAIVIGSGFGGSVAALRLTEKGYRVAVVESGRRFSDGDLPKTSWRLKDYVWAPALGLFGVQRMHLLRDVLVMAGAGVGGGSLNYANTLYRPLPAFFDDPHWGSITDWASELDPYYDQASRMLGVTTYPKVTPADRVIRKVAEEMGVGDTFVHTPVGVFFGEAGKTVEDPFFGGAGPARTGCTDCGACMTGCPVGAKNTLVKNYLYLAEQAGAHIIPMTTVDTVRPRSGDGYVVEAHRSGRRWSRRGRRTFTADHVVFAAGTYGTNKLLLDMQQGGHLPGLSSRLGKVVRTNSEAVLAATARDLETDYTEGVAITSSFHPNEHTHIEPVRYGKGSNLIGLLQAILVDGGGPLPRLLQALIEMVRHPVITMRGLSVRRWSERTIIALVMQSADNSLELFSRRGRFGPMLRSRQGDGDPPPTWIPEGHDAVRAVAREIDGDAGGSIVDLFNIPMTAHFLGGCSIGRSAQDGVVDPYHRVFDHPGLHIVDGATVSANLGVNPSLTITAQAERALAMWPNAGEADPRPELGASYRPVEPVEPHRPTVPAHAPGALRLPITPVSDATRAG; via the coding sequence GTGAGTTCGACCCCAGACCATTACGACGCCATCGTCATCGGCTCCGGTTTCGGCGGTTCGGTTGCGGCCCTGCGTCTCACCGAAAAGGGCTACCGGGTCGCGGTTGTCGAGTCCGGACGGCGTTTCTCCGACGGCGACCTGCCCAAGACGAGCTGGCGCCTCAAGGACTACGTCTGGGCGCCCGCGCTGGGACTGTTCGGCGTACAGCGCATGCACCTACTGCGCGACGTGCTCGTGATGGCCGGTGCCGGCGTCGGCGGCGGATCGCTGAACTACGCGAACACCCTGTACCGGCCGCTGCCCGCCTTCTTCGACGATCCGCACTGGGGGTCGATCACCGACTGGGCGTCCGAGCTCGACCCGTACTACGACCAGGCGTCGCGAATGCTCGGTGTGACCACGTACCCGAAGGTGACGCCGGCCGACCGCGTGATCCGCAAGGTCGCCGAGGAGATGGGGGTCGGCGACACCTTTGTCCACACCCCCGTCGGCGTGTTCTTCGGTGAGGCAGGCAAGACCGTCGAGGACCCCTTCTTCGGTGGCGCCGGTCCGGCACGCACCGGTTGCACCGACTGCGGCGCCTGTATGACGGGATGCCCGGTGGGGGCGAAGAACACGCTCGTCAAGAACTATCTGTACCTGGCCGAGCAGGCCGGCGCGCACATCATCCCGATGACGACCGTCGACACCGTCCGTCCCCGTTCGGGCGACGGGTACGTCGTGGAGGCGCACCGGTCGGGTCGCCGCTGGTCGCGCCGCGGGCGCCGCACGTTCACCGCCGATCACGTGGTGTTCGCCGCCGGCACGTACGGCACCAACAAGCTCCTGCTGGACATGCAGCAGGGCGGACACCTGCCCGGGCTGTCGTCGCGCCTGGGCAAGGTGGTCCGCACCAACTCCGAGGCGGTACTGGCCGCCACCGCGCGCGACCTCGAGACCGACTACACCGAGGGTGTGGCGATCACGTCGTCGTTCCATCCCAACGAACACACGCACATCGAGCCGGTGCGATACGGCAAGGGCAGCAACCTGATCGGATTGTTGCAGGCGATTCTCGTCGACGGTGGTGGTCCGCTGCCCCGGCTGCTGCAGGCGCTGATCGAGATGGTCCGCCACCCGGTGATCACGATGCGCGGCCTCTCCGTACGGCGCTGGTCGGAGCGCACCATCATCGCGCTCGTCATGCAGAGTGCCGACAATTCGCTCGAACTGTTCTCCCGGCGAGGCCGTTTCGGCCCGATGCTGCGTAGCAGGCAGGGCGACGGCGATCCACCGCCCACGTGGATCCCGGAGGGACACGACGCGGTCCGGGCTGTCGCTCGTGAGATCGACGGCGACGCAGGCGGTTCCATCGTCGACCTGTTCAACATCCCGATGACCGCTCACTTCCTGGGCGGTTGCTCGATCGGACGGTCGGCACAGGACGGCGTGGTGGACCCCTACCACCGGGTGTTCGATCACCCGGGCCTGCACATCGTCGACGGCGCGACCGTCTCGGCCAACCTCGGCGTCAACCCCTCGCTCACGATCACCGCACAGGCGGAGCGCGCGCTCGCCATGTGGCCCAATGCCGGGGAGGCCGACCCGCGCCCCGAGCTCGGAGCGTCGTACCGTCCCGTCGAGCCGGTGGAACCCCACCGTCCGACCGTCCCCGCACACGCCCCTGGCGCGCTGCGTCTGCCGATCACGCCGGTGTCCGACGCCACCCGCGCCGGTTGA
- a CDS encoding YceI family protein yields the protein MTSATTVKAPVPAGTWTIDAVHSAINFTVKHLMVSKVRGSFDTFSGTITVDENGTPAVQAEIDVTSINTRNEQRDGHIKSADFFDAEKFPTATFVSTGVRQNGDDYLLDGDFTLKGVTKPVTLELEYLGTNPGMGQGTVAGFEAKIVLSRKEFGIDIEMPLEGGGVVVGDKITINLEIEALQA from the coding sequence ATGACCTCCGCAACCACCGTCAAGGCACCCGTCCCCGCCGGCACCTGGACCATCGACGCCGTGCACTCGGCGATCAACTTCACCGTCAAGCACCTCATGGTCAGCAAGGTCCGCGGTAGCTTCGACACCTTCTCCGGCACCATCACGGTCGACGAGAACGGCACCCCGGCCGTCCAGGCCGAGATCGACGTGACCTCGATCAACACCCGTAACGAGCAGCGCGACGGCCACATCAAGTCCGCCGACTTCTTCGACGCCGAGAAGTTTCCGACGGCCACCTTCGTGTCCACCGGCGTGCGTCAGAACGGCGACGACTACCTGCTCGACGGCGACTTCACCCTGAAGGGCGTCACCAAGCCCGTCACCCTCGAACTCGAGTACCTGGGGACCAACCCCGGCATGGGCCAGGGCACCGTTGCCGGCTTCGAGGCGAAGATCGTGCTCAGCCGCAAGGAGTTCGGCATCGACATCGAGATGCCGCTCGAGGGCGGTGGCGTCGTCGTCGGCGACAAGATCACCATCAACCTCGAGATCGAGGCCCTGCAGGCCTGA
- a CDS encoding alpha-ketoglutarate-dependent dioxygenase AlkB, whose translation MSLGTQGSLFSEQSAEPTLGNLATSISRRPLTEGAWVDLCPGWIRGADELFDRLSECVPWRAERRRMYERVVEVPRLVAIYQADHLFPDPIITDARTALTEHYRDELPEGFSTAGISLYRDGNDSVAWHGDRIGRASTHDTMVAIISLGSPRPLMLRPRGGGRSLKFTLSSGDLLVMGGSCQRTWEHTVPKVRGVGARISIQLRPPGVW comes from the coding sequence ATGTCCCTCGGTACCCAAGGCTCCTTGTTCTCTGAGCAGTCAGCGGAGCCGACGCTCGGAAACCTGGCGACCTCGATCTCGCGGCGCCCGCTCACCGAGGGAGCGTGGGTCGACCTGTGTCCCGGCTGGATCAGGGGCGCCGACGAACTCTTCGACCGACTCAGCGAATGCGTCCCCTGGCGGGCCGAGCGACGTCGTATGTACGAGCGGGTGGTCGAGGTCCCGCGGCTTGTCGCCATCTACCAGGCCGATCACCTGTTCCCCGATCCGATCATCACTGACGCACGCACCGCGCTGACCGAGCACTACCGCGACGAACTGCCCGAGGGATTCTCGACGGCCGGGATCAGCCTCTACCGCGACGGCAATGACTCGGTTGCGTGGCACGGTGACCGGATCGGCCGGGCGTCCACACACGACACGATGGTCGCCATCATCTCGCTCGGTTCACCTCGCCCCCTCATGCTGCGACCCCGCGGTGGTGGGCGGTCACTGAAGTTCACGCTGTCGTCGGGCGACCTGCTCGTCATGGGTGGGAGTTGCCAACGCACCTGGGAGCACACGGTCCCCAAGGTGCGTGGTGTCGGCGCCCGGATCAGCATTCAACTGAGGCCGCCCGGGGTGTGGTGA